In the Sus scrofa isolate TJ Tabasco breed Duroc chromosome 6, Sscrofa11.1, whole genome shotgun sequence genome, one interval contains:
- the PPP1R15A gene encoding protein phosphatase 1 regulatory subunit 15A, with the protein MAPGQVPHQPAPWRATHSFLLSPLMGLLSRAWSHLRGPGPPEPWLVEAVTRADAGEPGLEGDTKASLATQPQEEPGERRATEEDEEASWGSYPDLEAKCLLLETWGLSDDERGGEAATRVPREPGSEFMDGLPAPLSPSLLMRAQQDVPGEEESQEEAVTEDKDIITFAFPLSHWEGCPGVAVEEEEEAGEAVNKEAPRTSTSPSAPGPQPRSWVCCAVEGATEEERTENKAATKPSTCPSSLGSHPGAWECCSGEEPEEEEDRKVEKREAGPEPHSAILAQSPLLGTRQHQSREISEEEDEEKDEDRDLGAAEGPSSNLLTNAFLRAWVYRPGEDTEEEEDGDSDEGAAEEEGEAEEEREAEGPSSSPHPSAFFRAWVYRPGEDTEEEEEDRDSDAGAAEEEGEAGPPSVPPTSAFLRAWVYRPGEDTEEEDDDEEEEDGESEAAVWGPSPSLQAQRALRRDQMYQPGKGTEGGEAAEEREEAEPCPFRVAIYLPGEKTPPPWAPSRLPLRLQRRLKPAETPTSPARHQDPEPPRKTRKVRFSEKVSVHLLAVWAGPAQAARRGPWEQFARDRSRFARRIAQAEEVLGPYLTPAARARAWARLGNPSTSLATLAAPTQTLPMSPILATPLSHDVASAPHPWVSPGLDLSGRRG; encoded by the exons ATGGCCCCAGGCCAAGTGCCCCACCAGCCTGCCCCCTGGAGGGCTACCCACTCCTTTCTCCTGTCCCCGCTGATGGGCCTTCTCAGCCGGGCCTGGAGCCACCTGAGGGGCCCAGGCCCTCCAGAGCCCTGGCTAGTGGAGGCAGTAACCAGGGCAGACGCGGGAGAACCTGGCCTGGAGGGAGACACAAAGGCTTCTCTGGCCACCCAGCCACAAGAAGAGCCTGGAGAGAGGAGAGCAACTGAGGAGGATGAAGAAGCATCCTGGGGGAGCTACCCTGACCTGGAAGCCAAGTGTTTGCTTTTGGAAACCTGGGGACTTTCAGATGATGAGCGTGGTGGGGAAGCAGCAACCCGCGTCCCTAGAGAGCCCGGAAGTGAATTTATGGATGGCCTTCCTGCTCCCCTGTCCCCCAGCCTTCTGATGAGAGCCCAGCAGGACGTTCCTGGGGAGGAAGAATCTCAGGAAGAAGCAGTTACTGAAGATAAAGACATAATCACCTTCGCTTTTCCTCTGTCACACTGGGAGGGTTGTCCAGGTGtggcagtggaggaggaggaggaggctggagaagCTGTAAATAAAGAAGCTCCTAGAACATCTACCTCCCCCTCAGCTCCAGGACCCCAGCCCCGCTCCTGGGTGTGCTGCGCAGTGGAAGGAgccacagaggaagaaagaacagagaacAAAGCAGCCACGAAGCCCTCCACCTGCCCCTCATCCCTCGGTTCCCACCCCGGGGCCTGGGAGTGTTGTTCAGGGGAGgagcctgaggaggaggaggacagaaaGGTGGAGAAACGAGAGGCTGGCCCAGAGCCCCACTCCGCAATTCTAGCCCAGAGCCCCCTGCTCGGGACCCGGCAGCATCAGTCCAGGGAGATctcagaggaggaagatgaagagaAGGATGAGGACAGGGATCTGGGGGCAGCCGAGGGCCCTTCTTCCAACCTACTCACAAATGCCTTCCTGAGGGCCTGGGTGTACAGACCCGGAGAGGAcacggaggaggaggaagacgggGACAGTGACGAGGGAGCagctgaggaggaaggagaagctgaggaggaaagagaagctgAGGGTCCCTCTTCCAGCCCGCACCCAAGTGCCTTCTTCAGAGCCTGGGTGTATCGACCCGGTGAggacacagaggaggaggaggaggacagggatAGTGATGCAGGAGCagctgaggaggaaggagaagctgGTCCTCCTTCCGTCCCACCCACAAGTGCCTTCCTGAGGGCCTGGGTGTATCGACCCGGAGAGGACACGGAGGAGGAGGACGacgatgaggaggaagaggatggggaATCAGAAGCAGCTGTCTGGGGACCAAGTCCATCCCTTCAGGCCCAGCGTGCCCTCCGCAGGGACCAGATGTATCAGCCTGGGAAGGGAACAGAGGGCGGGGAAGCTGCGGAAGAGCGGGAAGAAGCTGAGCCCTGTCCCTTCCGAGTGGCCATCTATTTACCTGGAGAGAAGACACCACCCCCCTGGGCTCCTTCCCGGCTGCCCCTCCGCTTGCAACGGAGGCTCAAACCCGCAGAAACCCCCACCAGCCCTGCCAGGCATCAGGACCCAGAGCCTCCCCGAAAGACCAGAAAG GTGCGCTTCTCTGAGAAGGTCTCCGTCCATCTCCTGGCGGTCTGGGCTGGACCCGCCCAGGCTGCCCGCAGAGGCCCCTGGGAGCAGTTCGCCCGGGATCGGAGCCGCTTCGCCCGACGCATTGCCCAGGCCGAAGAGGTCCTGGGCCCCTACCTCACCCCTGCTGCCCGGGCTCGGGCCTGGGCACGCCTCGGGAATCCCTCCACTTCTCTGGCCACCCTAGCTGCCCCTACCCAGACCTTACCAATGTCCCCCATCCTGGCCACGCCCTTGAGCCATGATGTGGCCTCCGCCCCCCATCCCTGGGTGTCTCCTGGCCTGGACCTCAGTGGGAGGCGTGGCTGA